ATCTCCAGGCTGTTGATCTGCCCGTTGGCGTCCAGACCGATGCCGAATGAGAGCGCGGGCGAGATGTCCTGCAAGCCCAGGCCGAGCAGCTCGGTGGCGCGCCAGGGCAGCATGGTGACGACTCCTTCCGGCAGGTAGAGCGTGGCTCCGCGGCCGCGTGCCTCCTCGTCTGCGGGATCATCCGGCTGCACCAGGGCGGCCGCGTCGGCCACGTGAACCCAAATGCGGCCGTCCGCGTCCAGGCTGATGGCGTCATCGGGCGAGGTGGTGCGCGCATCGTCAATGGCAAAGGCGGGCAGGTGCGTCAGATCGCGGCGCGCTTCGTCCGGCAGGGAGGGCAGCGGCAGGTCAGGCGAGGCGTTAGGCAGGGTCAGGCGCTGCGGATAGGGGTTGACGGTGACCGGCCAGAAGCCCGTTTCCAGGAGCAGGGCATGGGCGCTTTCCGGCGTCTCCTCACGCTCCAGATCGCGCAGGACGCGGCTGCGGGGCTGGCGTCCCAGGCCCACGGCTTCGACCTCTCTGGGAAGCGGGCATCGCCGGGCGCGGTCTGCTGC
The nucleotide sequence above comes from Candidatus Amarolinea dominans. Encoded proteins:
- a CDS encoding RNB domain-containing ribonuclease yields the protein MLTPATAWAAWRFVSDGLFSAARAQITARSPGRGGAQAAGARAEAAGKSGLGRIRPARKPAADRARRCPLPREVEAVGLGRQPRSRVLRDLEREETPESAHALLLETGFWPVTVNPYPQRLTLPNASPDLPLPSLPDEARRDLTHLPAFAIDDARTTSPDDAISLDADGRIWVHVADAAALVQPDDPADEEARGRGATLYLPEGVVTMLPWRATELLGLGLQDISPALSFGIGLDANGQINSLE